Proteins from one Pontibacter korlensis genomic window:
- the msrA gene encoding peptide-methionine (S)-S-oxide reductase MsrA, translating to MESTESEQLEKATFGAGCFWGIEVTFRNTPGVVDTTVGYMGGHTENPSYQDVCSDRTGHAEVVQVTFNPNLVTYDQLLQVFWQAHDPTQFHRQGPDVGSQYRSVIFYHNESQRLMAETTKENWQQSPEFSGRLIVTEIVPADTFYRAEEYHQQYLIKRGMATCRI from the coding sequence ATGGAATCGACAGAAAGTGAACAATTGGAGAAAGCCACTTTTGGAGCTGGCTGCTTTTGGGGCATAGAAGTGACGTTCAGAAACACTCCCGGTGTGGTAGACACAACAGTGGGTTATATGGGAGGGCACACCGAAAACCCAAGCTACCAGGATGTATGCTCAGACCGCACAGGCCATGCAGAGGTAGTGCAGGTAACTTTTAACCCCAACCTGGTAACTTACGACCAGTTGCTGCAGGTATTTTGGCAAGCACACGACCCTACACAATTCCATAGGCAGGGGCCAGATGTTGGCTCCCAATACCGCTCCGTAATTTTCTACCACAACGAATCGCAGCGCCTGATGGCTGAGACCACCAAAGAGAACTGGCAGCAATCTCCTGAGTTTAGCGGCCGACTAATTGTAACAGAAATAGTACCTGCTGATACGTTTTACCGCGCCGAGGAGTATCACCAGCAGTACCTGATCAAACGAGGTATGGCCACATGTCGCATCTAA
- a CDS encoding zinc dependent phospholipase C family protein — protein sequence MKNRLYGTLLCLSMLVFSFLSATPAMAYGVLTHQAVVDAVWETSLKPLLISRYPNASAEDLKKAHAYAYGGSIVQDMGYYPFGNTFFTDLTHYVRSGDFVESLVRHADTVEELGFALGAMAHFNADIYGHPIGTNKAVPIVYPEVGQEHGHEVTYADDAISHIKTEFGFDVLQVARGSYASEAYQDFIGFEVAKELLEEAFLETYGLKLQDVFINLPLAVGSYRYTIRGIFPELTKAAWQAKKSEIQEQKPGITRNQFVYRMSRSSFHEQWGRDYERPSFFARAVAYIIKVLPKVGPLRPLAFVPPPPKAEELYLESFNVTADKYSAMLKQLSDKQPSLQNLQLDTGKETKHGTYPLTDETYAELLKRLAKSEFEKANRPLQQNILKFYKNVHAPGPEDKEEEKEWGEIQENLVKLQQLYAGQ from the coding sequence ATGAAAAACAGATTATATGGTACCCTGCTGTGCCTTAGTATGCTGGTGTTTTCCTTTTTATCAGCTACTCCTGCCATGGCTTATGGTGTGCTAACGCATCAGGCAGTAGTAGATGCTGTCTGGGAGACCAGCCTTAAGCCTCTCCTAATTTCGCGCTATCCTAATGCCTCTGCAGAAGATCTTAAAAAAGCACATGCCTATGCCTATGGAGGCTCTATAGTTCAGGACATGGGCTACTATCCTTTTGGCAATACCTTCTTCACCGACCTTACCCACTATGTGCGCAGCGGTGATTTTGTAGAAAGCCTGGTGCGCCATGCTGATACTGTAGAGGAACTAGGGTTTGCGCTAGGTGCCATGGCACATTTTAATGCAGATATTTACGGGCACCCTATCGGCACCAATAAGGCTGTTCCTATTGTGTATCCAGAAGTGGGGCAGGAGCATGGGCATGAAGTTACCTATGCCGACGATGCCATATCACATATAAAAACAGAATTTGGCTTTGACGTGCTGCAGGTAGCCCGAGGCAGCTACGCTTCTGAAGCCTACCAGGATTTTATAGGTTTCGAGGTGGCAAAAGAGCTATTGGAAGAGGCTTTTTTGGAAACCTATGGGTTAAAGCTACAGGATGTGTTTATCAATCTTCCGTTGGCTGTTGGCAGCTATCGCTATACTATCCGGGGGATATTTCCAGAGCTTACAAAGGCCGCTTGGCAGGCTAAAAAAAGCGAGATACAGGAGCAGAAGCCGGGAATTACCAGAAACCAATTCGTATACCGAATGAGCCGGTCCAGTTTTCATGAGCAGTGGGGGCGTGACTACGAGCGACCATCTTTCTTTGCCAGGGCTGTTGCTTATATCATCAAAGTCCTACCTAAAGTAGGTCCGTTACGGCCACTGGCATTTGTGCCACCGCCACCCAAGGCAGAGGAGCTGTACCTGGAGAGCTTTAATGTTACTGCAGATAAGTATAGCGCCATGCTGAAGCAGCTTAGTGACAAGCAGCCCTCCCTGCAGAACCTGCAGCTGGATACTGGCAAAGAAACGAAACATGGTACATATCCTTTAACCGATGAGACTTATGCGGAGCTTTTGAAGAGGTTGGCTAAATCAGAGTTTGAGAAGGCTAACCGTCCGCTGCAGCAAAACATCTTAAAGTTCTACAAAAATGTCCATGCACCTGGCCCAGAGGATAAAGAGGAGGAAAAAGAATGGGGGGAGATACAGGAAAATCTGGTGAAGCTACAGCAGCTTTATGCAGGCCAGTAA
- a CDS encoding phosphatase PAP2 family protein, translating into MKRNILTDKVRTATAWVLRQPIVVRLKQRFPRLTAFVAGRFDTTYFIGLPLTLIVFAGLVNMALLSNLTESVIESEWIVTLDKKFTSALFDMRSDRLSQALYTITWLGDQQAVFVIGGVATIAFLLHRHWVSLVAFWLALGGVGLSVRFGKTIISRNRPVADVAYYVAEHFSFPSGHATTAVVLYGMLSYLLYRRLSAFWQRALLVWETIIMIMLVGFSRIYLGVHYLSDVLAGFLLGALWLLVGISIVEVMLYRKIKYNSLHQ; encoded by the coding sequence ATGAAAAGAAATATTCTAACTGATAAGGTAAGAACCGCAACTGCCTGGGTACTGCGCCAGCCAATTGTAGTGCGCCTGAAGCAGCGCTTTCCCAGGCTCACGGCCTTTGTAGCCGGGCGGTTTGATACAACCTATTTTATTGGCCTCCCCCTGACACTGATTGTATTTGCAGGACTGGTGAATATGGCGCTTCTCTCTAATTTGACAGAAAGTGTGATAGAGTCGGAGTGGATTGTAACCCTGGATAAAAAGTTTACCTCCGCGCTTTTTGATATGCGGTCCGACAGGTTGAGCCAAGCCTTATATACTATTACCTGGCTCGGTGATCAGCAGGCCGTGTTTGTAATAGGCGGAGTGGCAACCATTGCGTTCCTGCTACACAGGCATTGGGTGTCGCTGGTGGCCTTCTGGCTTGCTCTGGGTGGTGTGGGGCTATCAGTAAGGTTTGGTAAAACCATTATAAGCCGTAACAGGCCTGTAGCAGATGTAGCCTATTATGTAGCAGAGCATTTCTCCTTTCCGAGTGGCCACGCCACTACTGCCGTGGTATTATACGGTATGCTTTCATACTTGCTGTACCGGCGGCTTTCAGCGTTCTGGCAACGGGCGCTGTTGGTATGGGAAACCATCATAATGATTATGCTGGTGGGCTTCAGTCGTATTTATCTGGGGGTGCATTACCTGTCGGACGTATTGGCCGGGTTCCTGCTGGGAGCGCTGTGGCTATTAGTGGGGATAAGTATAGTAGAGGTTATGCTGTACCGTAAAATCAAGTATAACAGTTTGCATCAGTAG
- a CDS encoding DUF4864 domain-containing protein produces the protein MKNQDNIFDKIMLAIGVLLLVLFWVQFPAMPTVEEHHYASYTSGEINTTHTSKWTYMKPDKGLSPRQVISIQLSALQQNDPADSGVITLFNFSSPTNRVHLGPLNHFRLMVREPAYRTILNFKSYKTGQLVVSGRNAYQLVLIEAADGKQEAFMFILTKQRKGTYKDCWMTEGIARVEEAPMTSRL, from the coding sequence ATGAAGAATCAAGACAACATATTTGACAAAATAATGCTGGCCATCGGTGTGTTGCTGCTGGTGTTGTTCTGGGTTCAGTTTCCTGCTATGCCTACAGTTGAAGAACATCATTATGCCTCCTATACTTCGGGAGAGATAAATACAACACACACCTCGAAATGGACATACATGAAGCCTGACAAAGGGCTTTCGCCGCGCCAGGTTATAAGTATACAGCTAAGCGCCCTACAGCAGAACGACCCTGCCGATAGTGGTGTAATTACTCTTTTCAACTTCTCATCACCCACTAACCGGGTGCATTTAGGACCGCTGAATCACTTCCGGCTAATGGTGAGAGAACCTGCATATCGTACAATTCTTAACTTCAAAAGTTACAAAACAGGACAACTGGTAGTATCCGGAAGAAACGCTTATCAACTGGTGCTGATAGAAGCTGCAGACGGGAAGCAGGAAGCCTTTATGTTCATACTTACAAAGCAGCGTAAAGGCACTTACAAAGACTGCTGGATGACGGAGGGAATTGCACGCGTGGAGGAAGCTCCTATGACAAGCAGACTGTAG
- a CDS encoding dipeptidase, with protein MTLNSATRLPIIDLHCDLLVYLTDVPNSDMNKIEEIGCAAPALTEGNVKLQVMAIYSATGIGSTRYAELQRDMFRQLTDRDNCLTAVTNVQQLHQALKQPGQTGMVAAIENAAGFCEEDEPLENGFKRLEKMIEVCERILYISFTHHTANRFGGGNSSNGGITMDGKMLLDYLHGRRIAVDMSHTSDALAFDILNHIDRERLDIPVIASHSNFRPMWKHERNLPDELTQEIIHRKGLIGMNFLRKFLNTEDPDALLHHIQYGLGKGAEDALCFGADYFYYADETDQSRYPFYYKEHEHAGNSYTYILNQLQSQLSNEQLQKIAYQNAHRFIERIWS; from the coding sequence ATGACCTTGAACTCAGCTACACGCCTGCCTATTATTGACCTGCACTGCGATTTACTGGTGTACCTTACAGATGTTCCTAACTCCGACATGAATAAGATTGAGGAGATTGGCTGTGCTGCACCCGCCTTAACAGAGGGTAACGTGAAGCTACAGGTAATGGCAATCTACTCGGCAACAGGTATTGGCAGCACCCGCTATGCAGAGTTACAGCGCGACATGTTCCGACAGCTGACTGACCGCGACAATTGCCTGACGGCAGTTACTAACGTGCAGCAGTTACACCAGGCTTTAAAGCAGCCCGGCCAGACGGGCATGGTAGCTGCCATTGAGAACGCAGCTGGTTTCTGTGAGGAGGACGAACCCTTAGAGAATGGCTTTAAGCGCCTGGAGAAAATGATAGAAGTATGCGAGCGCATTCTTTACATCAGCTTTACACACCATACTGCCAACAGGTTTGGCGGCGGCAACTCTTCTAACGGGGGCATTACCATGGATGGTAAAATGCTGCTTGATTACCTGCATGGCAGACGCATTGCCGTAGACATGTCCCACACCAGCGATGCCCTAGCCTTCGACATACTGAACCACATAGACAGGGAAAGACTGGATATACCCGTTATTGCCAGCCACTCTAACTTCAGGCCAATGTGGAAGCATGAGCGCAACCTCCCCGACGAGCTCACACAGGAAATTATCCACCGCAAAGGTCTTATCGGTATGAACTTCCTGCGCAAGTTCCTGAATACAGAAGACCCTGATGCACTGCTGCACCACATACAGTATGGCTTGGGTAAAGGTGCTGAGGATGCGCTCTGCTTCGGCGCCGACTACTTCTATTATGCTGATGAGACAGACCAAAGCCGCTATCCATTTTATTACAAAGAGCACGAGCATGCCGGCAACAGTTATACTTACATTCTGAACCAGCTGCAAAGCCAGCTTTCAAATGAGCAACTGCAGAAAATAGCCTATCAAAATGCCCATCGCTTTATAGAACGGATCTGGAGCTAA